GTGCGGGCGGGGGCGGGAGGGGCCGGGCGGCGGCGTAGGGGAGCGCGGCCGGTGGGGGACGAGCGCGGCGCAGGGGCTCTGCGACCGGTCCTCGACCCGTGGTCCAGCGCGGCGGCCGAGGATGCCGCCAGACGGGGAGGTGAGAGCACCTCCGTTTCGGCGTGAGGAGTACGTGATGCGCAAGGTCGTTTCCCGGGACGGCACGACGATCGCCTACGAGAAGGCCGGCGACGGACCACCGATCGTGCTCCTCAACGGCTCCTTCCGCGACCACACCATCTTCGACGCGCTCGTTCCCGAACTGGCGCCGCACTGCACCACCTACGTCTACGACCGCCGCGGCCGCGGCAAGAGCGGCGACAGCCCCCACTACGACGTGGCCCGCGAGATCGAGGACCTCCAGGCCGTGATCCAGGAGGCGGGCGGCTCGGCGGTGGTGTTCGCCGGTTCCTCGGGCGCGAACCTGGCCGTCGAGGCGGCGCTCGCCGGGACGGCGATCTCCAGGCTCGCGCTGCACGAGCCCTTCTACCGGGTCGACGGCTTCCCGAAGCCGCCGTGGAACGTCGCCAAGACGCTGCGTGTCCTCATGGAGGAGGACCGGCGCCAGGAGGCGGTCGAGTACTACCTGGGCAGCTTCCTGGGGCTGACCCCGGACACCGTCGCCCAGTGGCGCAAGGGACCGATCTGGGCGGTCAACGAGGCGAACGCCCACACCCTCGCCTACGACGTGGCGATCTGCGGCGACTGCACCGTCCCGGCCGGACGGCTCGCCGGGTACACCACGCAGACCCTCGTCCTCAACAG
The Streptomyces sp. NBC_01723 genome window above contains:
- a CDS encoding alpha/beta fold hydrolase, with the translated sequence MRKVVSRDGTTIAYEKAGDGPPIVLLNGSFRDHTIFDALVPELAPHCTTYVYDRRGRGKSGDSPHYDVAREIEDLQAVIQEAGGSAVVFAGSSGANLAVEAALAGTAISRLALHEPFYRVDGFPKPPWNVAKTLRVLMEEDRRQEAVEYYLGSFLGLTPDTVAQWRKGPIWAVNEANAHTLAYDVAICGDCTVPAGRLAGYTTQTLVLNSSGTSEWLRAAARATAAALPAGRSLELPGSWHRIDMDVLGRTLAEFATA